The nucleotide sequence GATAGCTTGATTAAGGTTTTGCCTATGGCTTTTGCTGTGGTCAAAGAAACGGCTAGACGATTGAAAGAAAAGGGAGAGTTGATCGTAGAGGCCAACTATTACGACAAGGAGCTTGCTGCCAAGAAAGACAATGTGATTATAGAAGGGGAACGTGCTATCTGGAAAAATACTTGGTTCGCTGCCGGGCAGGAGATTACCTGGGATATGCTGCATTACGATGTTCAGCTTATCGGTGGTGTGGTACTACACCAGGGTAAAATTGCAGAAATGGCTACAGGTGAAGGTAAAACCCTCGTTGCTACCTTGCCTGCTTACCTTAATGCCCTCTCTGAAAGAGGTGTACATATTGTTACTGTCAATGATTACCTCGCCAAAAGGGACTCTGAGTGGATGGCGCCTTTATTTGAATTTCATGGACTAAGGGTAGACTGTATTGATAAATATGAGCCACATTCTGACGAAAGAAAGGCTGCATACAGGGGCGATATCATATATGGTACTAATAACGAATTCGGCTTTGATTACCTCAGGGACAATTTGGCCAAAAGCTCTGATGAACTCGTGCAGCGCAAGCATCACTTTGCCATGGTCGATGAGGTTGACTCTGTATTGATTGACGATGCACGTACGCCATTGATTATTTCAGGGCCGGTTCCCAAAGGTGACGAGCATGAGTTCTATGACCTAAAACCTAGGGTGGCGAGACTGGTAGATGCTCAAAAGAAAGTTGTAGGAAACTTCCTTCTTGAAGCCAAAAAGAAACTGGCTGAGGGTGATGACAAAGATGGTGGGCTTGCTTTATTGAGAGCGCACAGAGGTCTTCCTAAAAATAAACCGCTTATTAAGTTTCTGAGTGAAACTGGTAACAGAACCACGCTCCAAAAAACAGAAAATGTCTATTTACAGGAAAATGCAAAGATGATGCCTGAGGCTGATGCGCCTTTGTATTTTACCATAGATGAAAAAAATAACAATATTGAACTTACCGATAAAGGTTTGGACTTTATTACAGGAGAAGGAGAAGATCCTAACTTGTTTATCCTACCTGATATTGCCACTGAAATTACGGCGATAGAGGAGGATACATCGCTTCCTGATGAAGAACGGATCCATAAAAAAGAAAGTTTACTAAAAGAATATACTGAAAAGGCTCAGCGTATACATTCGGTAAACCAGCTCTTGAAGGCATATACTCTTTTTGAGAAAGATGTTGATTATATTATAGTAGACGCCAAAGTAAAGATCGTTGATGAGCAGACGGGAAGGGTTATGGAAGGAAGAAGGTATTCTGATGGTCTGCATCAGGCATTGGAAGCCAAGGAAAACGTGAAGGTGGAAGAAGCTACCCAAACGTATGCTACCATTACTTTGCAGAACTATTTTAGGATGTACCATAAGCTGGCTGGTATGACTGGTACAGCAGAAACTGAGGCGGGCGAGTTTTGGGAAATTTACAAACTTGATGTGGTTGTTATTCCTACGAATAGACCTATCTCAAGACTAGACCTTCAAGATAAGGTGTATAAAACCATGAGGGAGAAGTTTAATGCGGTAGTAGAGGAGATTATGGAACTCACGCAAGCAGGAAGGCCTGTGCTGGTGGGTACAACCTCGGTGGAGATATCTGAAATTGTGAGCCGGATGCTCAAGTTGAGGAACATTAAACACCAAGTGCTTAATGCAAAATATCACCAGAAAGAAGCCGAAATTGTAGCTGAAGCTGGTAAGACGTCTACGGTTACTATTGCAACGAATATGGCAGGTAGGGGTACCGATATCAAGTTGACTGCTGAGTCTAAGGAAGCGGGAGGTTTGGCTATTATTGGTACGGAAAGACATGAATCAAGGCGTGTGGACAGGCAGCTTAGAGGTCGTGCCGGTCGTCAGGGTGACCCGGGTTCTTCTCAGTTCTTCGTATCGCTTGAAGACAACCTGATGAGGTTGTTTGGATCTGATAGAATTGCTAGTCTTATGGACCGTATGGGGCTACAAGAAGGGGAGGTTATCCAGCACTCTATGATTTCTAAGTCTATAGAGCGGGCGCAGAAAAAAGTGGAGGAGAATAACTTTGCTATGCGTAAGAGGCTTCTGGAATATGACGATGTGATGAATTCCCAAAGGGAGGTTATCTATAAGCGTAGAAAGAATGCACTTGAAGGGCAACGTTTGCAGCTAGACATTATGAACATGATGTTCGATATTGCTGAAGAAATTGCCTTGAACAATAAGTCGGTCGATAATTATGACAACTTCAGGTTGAGCATCATAAGTACCTTTGGTATGGATACTAAAATTACCAAAGAGGAATTCCTTGCGCTTAAAGCTGAAGATATAGGATTGAAACTTTATGACGAAGTTTATGTCCACTATGAGAAAAAGAATCAAGAACTTGTTCAAAAGACATTGCCGGTATTCCAAGATATAGCAGCTAACCGGGTAGGTGTCGAAAGAATTGTAGTACCGTTTACAGACGGTAAGAAGATTATTCAAATTTCTAGCGATATTCAGAAGCTATTAGCGCCAGATTCAAGAGAGCTGGTAAATAATATGGAAAAAAATATTGCGCTGTCTATCATAGACTCTGAGTGGAAAGAGCACTTGAGGGATATGGATGATTTAAAACAGTCTGTTCAAAATGCCGTATATGAACAAAAGGATCCTTTGTTGATCTATAAGTTTGAAGGTTTTGAGTTGTTTAAATCTTTCCTTGGCAAAGTAAACGAAGGCATTGTGTCATTCCTGACCAGGGCAGATATACCAGTCAAAGATGCGGAAGACGTTAGAGAAATGCGTCAACCTCGTACAAGAACTGCTCCTTTGAAGGAGAATAAAGAAGATATTCAGTCTCCTTTGAGCTATGGTGGCAATGTGGCGGCCAACAAAACTCAAGCACCAGAAAAGGTAGCGCCTATCCGTTCTAATAAGATAGCTGGGCGTAATGATAAGGTTTCTGTGCAGTATCAAGACGGTAGTATTAAAAAAGATGTTAAATTTAAGACAGTGGAAGATGATATTCGCAACAACCGCTGCGTTATAATTAATGACTAAAAGAGATTCATTATGATTTCGGTACATAAAATTTTCTATAGCGGTCTTCTTTGTACTGTTTTTACTTTGGGTGCATGTGCAACGGGTAATCCCCCTCAGGCATCTCCTTCAAAGCCTCATAAAGAGGATCTTTCTATATATCGGATTAAGTATGAAATCCTGGAAGAGGAGGAAATGGATGATGTGCAGGTAAGAAATGTAGAAGAAGAAACTGTAGACATTGCGAGCGATGTTACCGAGGTACTTCATGATAAACTGGATGCTATTTCAGAAAAGAATAAATCTGTAAAAACAGTTAAAGGTTACAGAGTTTTGATCTATTCAGGAAATAGCAGTGAAGAAGCTAAAAAAGTCAAGAAAACCGTTTATGACTTTTTGCCAGAAGAAAATGTATATACTACTTACAGGCAGCCAAGCTTTAAAGTTAGGGTAGGGGATTGCTTAGACAGGCTGGAGGCAAATTATTTGCTAGTTCAGTTGAAAGATGAATTCCCAAATGCTTTGGTTGTGCCTGATCAGATTAATATTGAATAAATTTTTAAAATGAGTGATCTTAAGGAGCAAGTAAAAAAGCTCGCAATAGAATATTTTGATACTGTAAAAAAGGATAGAAGGCATTTGCATGCCAATCCTGAGTTATCTTTCAAAGAATTTAATACCTGTAACTACATATCAGACCAGCTTGCGAAGGCTGGTATAGAGCATGAGGCAGGAGTAGCAGAAACTGGTCTTGTAGCATTGATCAAAGGTAAAAACCCTGAGAAAAAGATCATTGCTTTACGTGCTGATATCGACGCCTTGCCTATCGTAGAGGCGAACGATGTGTCTTACAAAAGTAAGGTGGAAGGTGTTATGCATGCGTGTGGACACGATGTACACAGTTCTTCTTTACTAGGTGCGGCACGGATTCTTAATGACGTAAAAGACCAGTTTGAGGGAACTATAAAATTAATTTTCCAGCCTGGGGAAGAGAAACTTCCCGGCGGTGCTTCTTTAATGATTAAAGAAGGGGTTTTAAAGAACCCTGAGCCTTCTAGTATTCTGGGGCAACATGTACTGGCTTCTCTACCTGCCGGTAAAGTAGGTTTCCGCTCAGGAATGTATATGGCCAGTGCCGATGAAATATATGTGACTGTGAAGGGAAAGGGCGGCCATGCTGCCATGCCTGAAAAAAATATTGACCCTATACTTATTGCTTCTCATATCATCGTTGCCCTTCAGCAGATTATCAGCCGAAACTGTGACCCACGAGTGCCTTCTGTACTTTCTTTTGGTAAAATAATAGCCAATGGCGCTACCAATGTTATTCCTGAGGAGGTGAAAATAGATGGTACTTTCCGGACTATGAATGAAGCGTGGAGGGCTGATGCACATGAAAAAATGAAAAAAATGGCTGAGGCTATCGCTGAAGGAATGGGAGGATCTTGTGAATTTGATATTAAAAAGGGATATCCTTTTCTTAAAAATGCCCCTGAGCTTACCGATAGGGTGAAGAACGCTGCAATAGAATATATGGGCGCGGAGAATGTGGTAGACCTTGATATATGGATGGCGGCGGAAGATTTCTCATTCTATTCCCAGCACATAGATGCTTGTTTCTACCGCTTGGGAATCAGGAATGAAGAAAGAGGTATCGTTTCTGGTGTTCATACGCCTACTTTTGATATAGATGAAAACGCCTTGCAAACAGGTGCTGGCCTTATGGCTTGGTTGGCCATCAAGGAATTACAGAATTCCTGACCTGACGTTTTATTGATATGAATGTTCTACAACCTTTTAAAATTCCTTCTTCCAGTCATTGGTTGAAGGAATTTTTTTGTGTATCGGCCAGGCTCATTTTATTAACCCTATGCTGTGTAGGTGTGTGCAATGTCTGTTTTTCTGATACTTTGTCTGTGCATAGCAAGGTGAGCATTATCACTTGTGGGCCAGGGGAGGAGTTATATGAGGCTTATGGGCATTCTGCCATAAGGGTTAGTGATCCTGAGCGTAATCTGGACTTGGTTTATAATTATGGCACTTTCAGCTTTTCCGATCCTGATTTCTACTCAAAGTTTATTAAGGGAAAGCTCCAGTACTACCTTTCAGTTGGCTCTTATGATAATTTTTATGCGTCCTATGCGTATGACAACCGTAGCCTTAAAGAGCAAGTTCTAAATCTTTCAGTAGAGGAGCGTAATCAAGTTTACCAGTATCTTCTCAATAACCATCTTTTAGAGAATAGGTATTATTTGTATGATTTCTTTTATGATAATTGCGCCACCCGAGAGATAAAGCTCCTTAACGATGTGTTAGGGGAGCGGCTTATTTGGCCAGTGGAAGAAGGTGGAGGGAAAACTTTTAGGCAACATATAGCCTTGCCTGACTTTCCGTGGGTGTATTTTGGTATGTCTATTGCCTTGGGCACGCCTACTGATAAAAAAACGAGCGCTGTAGAAGGTGCCTTTTTACCATACAACCTTTATCATTTAATTGCCGATTCTAAGGTTCTGATCAGCGATTCTTTAGCTCCGCTTATTCGTTCATCATCAGATTTATTTGTACCGATTCCTAGAGAAACCTCTGCTAATGCATTCCCTTCACCCGTTTTATTTTTCTGGGGGCTTTTTGCGTTGGTGCTTGTAGTGTCTGCGTTGGGCATATTTAAGAGGCGTAACTTCTTATTGCTTTTTGATTATGCGCTATTTAGTATCTCTGGTTTATTGGGCGTTTTGTTTTTGTTTCTTTGGTTTGGGACAGATCACCAATCTACTGCCTGGAACTTTAATATTTTGTGGGCGTCACCTTTGAACCTTATCTTCCCTTTTCTTTTACAGCGTCACAACGCTTTTAAAGCATATGCTCTTTTTTGTTTTTTAAGCTATACCATTGTTCTTTTAGGATCTGGAACATTAGTGCCTCAGGAATTTCACCAGGCTGTTTATCCTATTGTCCTAATACTTTCTGTCAGAGTGTTGGCTTGGGTTTTCTTTTATCCTGAAATATGCGATAGGTTTCGTTATAAGGAAATCAACAATAAATCGACTCTTTTGGGTCGCAAGGCATAGTAGCGCTATGGCGCTATGTTTAAGACACAAGTTTTATTGAATGTTTCAGGTTTATGGTAGGGCGCGCTGAAAAACGCCCAAAATACTGACCTGTTTATATTTGTAAAAAAACTAGGAGGTATAGGTGCAAGGGTTTTTCGGTTATTTCTTATTTTTCCGTGCACAGTAAATTCAGAAGCTTTTAACCCACTACTTTTTTTGGGCTAGCCACAAGCGCACAATCTACTTTATGGCCTTACATTAGAAGTATTCCAATACGTCTTCATGTAAGGCCATGCGTATCTTGCACACTTGTGACTTTTTCAGCAGGCCCTATGGTAAGTCAGGAGTCTAAAGAGCATAAAAAAAGCTGTATTTCTACAGCTTTTTTTAACCTGAATTATGCATTATATTTTGCCACGCAATAGAAAGTTCTAATGCATATTTCAGGTTTAATTTATTACAGTTTCTCAAAAATCCTTTTAAAGGACACTTCCCTGCGAAGCTTTTGTTTGAGTTCTGCTATGGAAACTCTTTCTTGGTCTGTAGAATCCCGATGCCTGATGGTTACGGTATCATCTTCCAAAGACTGGTGGTCTACAGCTATGCAAAACGGTGTTCCTATAAGGTCTTGTCTTGTGTACCGCTTTCCAATAGAGTCTCTTTCTTCATATATGATGTTCATGTCAAACTTCAGGTCATCATATATTTTTCTGGCTTTTTCAGGAAGCCCGTCTTTTTTAGTAAGTGGTAAAATAGCTGCTTTGACAGGAGCCAGTGCCGGGTGAAGTTTTAGGTAAACCCTTTCTTTGGCCTTTTCGCCTTCCCCAACCATTTCTTCGGTGTAGGCATTGCAAAGAACAGCAAGGAAAACCCTATCCGCACCTATAGATGTTTCTACCACATAAGGCACATAGTTTTTGTTTATCTCATTGTCAAAGTACTGTAGCTTCTTTCTTGAATGTTTCTCATGGCTTGCAAGGTCAAAGTCGGTACGAGAATGGATACCTTCAATTTCTTTGAAACCAAATGGGAACTGGAACTCTACATCTACTGCTGCATTGGCATAGTGGGCTAGCTTTTCATGGTCATGGAAGCGAAGCTTTTCTGTAGGAAGGCCAATGGCTTTATGCCACTTCATTCTGGTTTCTTTCCAATTTTGGTACCATTCCATTTCGGTGCCAGGGCGTACAAAAAACTGCATTTCCATCTGTTCAAACTCTCTCATCCTAAAGGTGAACTGACGGGCGACAATTTCGTTTCTAAACGCTTTACCTATTTGTGCAATGCCAAAAGGAACTTTCATCCGGCCACTCTTTTGCACATTTAAGAAGTTTACAAAAATTCCTTGTGCAGTCTCTGGACGAAGATAGATGGTGCTGGCGTCATCCGCTACAGAGCCTACTTGGGTAGAAAACATCAGGTTAAACTGCCTTACTTCAGTCC is from Cytophagaceae bacterium ABcell3 and encodes:
- the secA gene encoding preprotein translocase subunit SecA; this encodes MLDFLTKGITLLFGTKNERDLKELTPYVQLINDEYEKLRPISDDDLRLRTQQIKDIIKADLKHIDDDIVALNKRVEENPKMHVTEKEAVFQQIDKLEEDRNKDLEDSLIKVLPMAFAVVKETARRLKEKGELIVEANYYDKELAAKKDNVIIEGERAIWKNTWFAAGQEITWDMLHYDVQLIGGVVLHQGKIAEMATGEGKTLVATLPAYLNALSERGVHIVTVNDYLAKRDSEWMAPLFEFHGLRVDCIDKYEPHSDERKAAYRGDIIYGTNNEFGFDYLRDNLAKSSDELVQRKHHFAMVDEVDSVLIDDARTPLIISGPVPKGDEHEFYDLKPRVARLVDAQKKVVGNFLLEAKKKLAEGDDKDGGLALLRAHRGLPKNKPLIKFLSETGNRTTLQKTENVYLQENAKMMPEADAPLYFTIDEKNNNIELTDKGLDFITGEGEDPNLFILPDIATEITAIEEDTSLPDEERIHKKESLLKEYTEKAQRIHSVNQLLKAYTLFEKDVDYIIVDAKVKIVDEQTGRVMEGRRYSDGLHQALEAKENVKVEEATQTYATITLQNYFRMYHKLAGMTGTAETEAGEFWEIYKLDVVVIPTNRPISRLDLQDKVYKTMREKFNAVVEEIMELTQAGRPVLVGTTSVEISEIVSRMLKLRNIKHQVLNAKYHQKEAEIVAEAGKTSTVTIATNMAGRGTDIKLTAESKEAGGLAIIGTERHESRRVDRQLRGRAGRQGDPGSSQFFVSLEDNLMRLFGSDRIASLMDRMGLQEGEVIQHSMISKSIERAQKKVEENNFAMRKRLLEYDDVMNSQREVIYKRRKNALEGQRLQLDIMNMMFDIAEEIALNNKSVDNYDNFRLSIISTFGMDTKITKEEFLALKAEDIGLKLYDEVYVHYEKKNQELVQKTLPVFQDIAANRVGVERIVVPFTDGKKIIQISSDIQKLLAPDSRELVNNMEKNIALSIIDSEWKEHLRDMDDLKQSVQNAVYEQKDPLLIYKFEGFELFKSFLGKVNEGIVSFLTRADIPVKDAEDVREMRQPRTRTAPLKENKEDIQSPLSYGGNVAANKTQAPEKVAPIRSNKIAGRNDKVSVQYQDGSIKKDVKFKTVEDDIRNNRCVIIND
- a CDS encoding SPOR domain-containing protein, which produces MISVHKIFYSGLLCTVFTLGACATGNPPQASPSKPHKEDLSIYRIKYEILEEEEMDDVQVRNVEEETVDIASDVTEVLHDKLDAISEKNKSVKTVKGYRVLIYSGNSSEEAKKVKKTVYDFLPEENVYTTYRQPSFKVRVGDCLDRLEANYLLVQLKDEFPNALVVPDQINIE
- a CDS encoding M20 family metallopeptidase, translated to MSDLKEQVKKLAIEYFDTVKKDRRHLHANPELSFKEFNTCNYISDQLAKAGIEHEAGVAETGLVALIKGKNPEKKIIALRADIDALPIVEANDVSYKSKVEGVMHACGHDVHSSSLLGAARILNDVKDQFEGTIKLIFQPGEEKLPGGASLMIKEGVLKNPEPSSILGQHVLASLPAGKVGFRSGMYMASADEIYVTVKGKGGHAAMPEKNIDPILIASHIIVALQQIISRNCDPRVPSVLSFGKIIANGATNVIPEEVKIDGTFRTMNEAWRADAHEKMKKMAEAIAEGMGGSCEFDIKKGYPFLKNAPELTDRVKNAAIEYMGAENVVDLDIWMAAEDFSFYSQHIDACFYRLGIRNEERGIVSGVHTPTFDIDENALQTGAGLMAWLAIKELQNS
- a CDS encoding DUF4105 domain-containing protein codes for the protein MNVLQPFKIPSSSHWLKEFFCVSARLILLTLCCVGVCNVCFSDTLSVHSKVSIITCGPGEELYEAYGHSAIRVSDPERNLDLVYNYGTFSFSDPDFYSKFIKGKLQYYLSVGSYDNFYASYAYDNRSLKEQVLNLSVEERNQVYQYLLNNHLLENRYYLYDFFYDNCATREIKLLNDVLGERLIWPVEEGGGKTFRQHIALPDFPWVYFGMSIALGTPTDKKTSAVEGAFLPYNLYHLIADSKVLISDSLAPLIRSSSDLFVPIPRETSANAFPSPVLFFWGLFALVLVVSALGIFKRRNFLLLFDYALFSISGLLGVLFLFLWFGTDHQSTAWNFNILWASPLNLIFPFLLQRHNAFKAYALFCFLSYTIVLLGSGTLVPQEFHQAVYPIVLILSVRVLAWVFFYPEICDRFRYKEINNKSTLLGRKA
- a CDS encoding glycine--tRNA ligase, with the protein product MEKREETQTDNLFKKIIAHTKEYGFIFPSSEIYEGLQSVYDYGQNGVELKNNIKHAWYKAMTQMNENVVGLDSAIFMHPTTWKASGHIDSFNDPMIDNKDSKKRYRADVLIEDKAAQYEQEGKKEKADQLVKKLASLLDNEDLQGVQELIVNEGITCPISGTSNWTEVRQFNLMFSTQVGSVADDASTIYLRPETAQGIFVNFLNVQKSGRMKVPFGIAQIGKAFRNEIVARQFTFRMREFEQMEMQFFVRPGTEMEWYQNWKETRMKWHKAIGLPTEKLRFHDHEKLAHYANAAVDVEFQFPFGFKEIEGIHSRTDFDLASHEKHSRKKLQYFDNEINKNYVPYVVETSIGADRVFLAVLCNAYTEEMVGEGEKAKERVYLKLHPALAPVKAAILPLTKKDGLPEKARKIYDDLKFDMNIIYEERDSIGKRYTRQDLIGTPFCIAVDHQSLEDDTVTIRHRDSTDQERVSIAELKQKLRREVSFKRIFEKL